From one Solirubrobacterales bacterium genomic stretch:
- the ilvD gene encoding dihydroxy-acid dehydratase produces MSSNGSPSASGIPRPRSSAVFDGPDRAAARAYMKGIGLTDEDLSKPTIGIANTWTDAMPCNFGLRDLAEYVKEGVRAAGGTPFEFNTVAVSDGITMGTQGMKSSLVSREVVADSIELMARGYQFDAVIALAACDKTIPGAVMGVTRLDVPSIVLYGGSIKPGQYHGRDVSILEVFEAIGARIAGNITDQELTEIEDVASPGFGACGGQFTANTMACAFEALGISPAFSAMVPAEDSEKNVVAERIGEMIINVLRDDLRPSRIITRKSLENAIAMVCASGGSTNGVLHLLAVAREAGVELDIDVFEEVSRRTPLLADLKPGGRYVATDLYRAGGAPLILRKLKEGGLLHEDEMTVTGRTIGEECATAEEEPGQDVVLPADSPIKAHGGLAILKGNICPDGSVVKVAGTERTRHVGPARVFDCEEDCFAAVRAKQIEKGDVIVIRNEGPAGGPGMREMLQVTAALVGEGMGEHVALLTDGRFSGATRGLMIGHVAPEAVKGGPIGAIRDGDEITVDIDSRALNVDLGPEQIAERLKEYRAPEPMFDRGVMTKYARTVGSAAEGAIT; encoded by the coding sequence ATGTCGTCCAACGGTTCCCCTTCAGCGTCCGGCATCCCCCGACCCCGCTCATCGGCGGTATTTGACGGTCCCGACCGGGCTGCCGCCCGGGCCTACATGAAGGGGATCGGGCTCACCGACGAGGATCTGAGCAAGCCGACCATCGGGATCGCCAACACCTGGACCGACGCAATGCCCTGCAATTTCGGGCTTCGCGACCTGGCCGAGTACGTCAAGGAGGGTGTCCGGGCGGCCGGCGGAACGCCGTTCGAGTTCAACACGGTCGCGGTTTCCGACGGGATCACGATGGGAACCCAGGGAATGAAATCCTCCCTGGTCAGTCGCGAGGTGGTGGCCGACTCGATCGAACTGATGGCCCGCGGCTACCAGTTCGACGCGGTGATCGCCCTGGCCGCCTGCGACAAGACCATTCCCGGTGCCGTCATGGGTGTCACCCGGCTCGACGTGCCCTCGATCGTGCTCTACGGAGGTTCGATCAAACCGGGCCAGTATCACGGCAGGGACGTCTCGATCCTTGAGGTCTTCGAGGCGATCGGGGCCCGGATCGCCGGCAACATCACCGACCAGGAACTGACCGAGATCGAGGATGTCGCCAGCCCCGGATTCGGTGCCTGCGGCGGCCAGTTCACCGCCAACACGATGGCTTGCGCCTTCGAAGCTCTCGGGATCTCACCCGCCTTCTCGGCAATGGTTCCGGCCGAAGACTCGGAGAAGAACGTGGTTGCCGAACGGATCGGCGAGATGATCATCAACGTGCTGAGGGACGACCTGCGACCCAGTCGGATCATCACCCGCAAGTCGCTGGAGAACGCGATCGCCATGGTCTGCGCCTCGGGCGGATCCACCAACGGCGTGCTTCACCTGCTGGCGGTCGCCCGTGAAGCCGGGGTGGAACTCGACATCGACGTGTTCGAGGAGGTCTCCCGTCGCACCCCGCTCCTGGCCGACCTCAAGCCGGGAGGCAGATACGTCGCCACCGACCTCTACCGGGCGGGAGGCGCCCCGCTGATCCTGCGCAAGCTGAAGGAGGGTGGTCTGCTTCACGAGGACGAGATGACCGTCACCGGACGCACGATCGGCGAGGAGTGTGCCACCGCGGAGGAGGAGCCGGGGCAGGACGTTGTGCTGCCGGCCGACAGCCCGATCAAGGCACACGGCGGCCTCGCGATCCTCAAGGGCAACATCTGCCCCGACGGGTCGGTGGTCAAGGTGGCCGGCACCGAACGCACCCGCCACGTCGGCCCGGCCCGGGTGTTCGACTGCGAGGAGGACTGCTTTGCCGCGGTCCGGGCCAAGCAGATCGAGAAGGGCGACGTGATCGTGATCAGGAACGAAGGTCCGGCCGGTGGCCCCGGGATGCGGGAGATGCTGCAGGTCACGGCCGCCCTGGTCGGTGAGGGTATGGGCGAGCATGTCGCCCTGCTCACCGACGGGCGTTTCTCCGGCGCCACTCGTGGCCTGATGATCGGACACGTGGCACCGGAGGCGGTCAAGGGGGGTCCGATCGGTGCGATCCGTGACGGGGACGAGATCACCGTCGACATCGACAGCCGTGCGCTCAACGTGGATCTCGGTCCGGAGCAGATCGCCGAACGCCTGAAGGAGTATCGGGCGCCGGAGCCGATGTTCGACCGTGGCGTGATGACCAAGTACGCCCGTACGGTCGGTTCGGCTGCCGAGGGCGCAATCACCTGA
- the thiD gene encoding bifunctional hydroxymethylpyrimidine kinase/phosphomethylpyrimidine kinase yields MAENSDRATTDTKPRAEGIRSVLSIAGSDSGGGAGIQADLKAFARCGVHGMTAITAITAQNTVGVDAIEPVSPAMIIAQVEAVTEDIGVDAVKIGMLGTVETIEAVAKALELTGEAAVVVDPVMVSESGADLLLPEARDAMIELILPRAEVLTPNIPEAQALTGLDDSAGQEELARRIFEMGPRAVVVTGGHSEGLTDLLFDGRNAVAIEGPRHRATSSHGSGCTHSSVLAAHLALGFDRLESARAARRIAAEAVAGGLDSIGRGPGPVDVLGLSGG; encoded by the coding sequence ATGGCTGAGAACTCGGATCGGGCGACCACGGACACGAAACCGCGAGCGGAGGGGATCCGGTCGGTGCTCTCGATCGCCGGTTCCGATTCGGGAGGGGGCGCCGGAATTCAGGCCGACCTGAAGGCCTTTGCCCGCTGCGGGGTCCACGGGATGACCGCGATCACCGCGATCACCGCCCAGAACACGGTCGGGGTCGATGCGATCGAGCCGGTGTCCCCGGCCATGATCATCGCCCAGGTCGAGGCCGTGACCGAGGACATCGGGGTGGATGCGGTCAAGATCGGGATGCTGGGAACGGTCGAAACGATCGAGGCGGTGGCGAAAGCGCTGGAGCTGACCGGAGAGGCAGCGGTGGTCGTGGACCCGGTGATGGTGTCCGAAAGTGGTGCCGACCTGCTGCTGCCGGAGGCCCGTGATGCGATGATCGAGCTGATCCTGCCCAGGGCCGAAGTGCTCACCCCGAATATCCCGGAGGCACAGGCCCTCACGGGGCTCGATGACTCGGCCGGTCAGGAGGAACTGGCCCGGAGGATCTTCGAGATGGGACCGCGGGCGGTGGTGGTCACCGGTGGTCACAGCGAGGGCCTGACCGATCTTCTCTTCGACGGACGGAACGCGGTCGCGATCGAAGGACCCCGCCACAGGGCAACCTCCAGTCACGGTTCCGGCTGCACCCATTCCTCGGTTCTGGCTGCTCATCTGGCCCTCGGGTTCGACCGGCTCGAATCCGCCCGGGCCGCCCGCCGGATCGCTGCGGAGGCGGTCGCGGGAGGTCTCGACTCGATCGGCCGTGGCCCGGGGCCGGTCGACGTGCTGGGCCTGAGCGGCGGCTGA
- the dprA gene encoding DNA-processing protein DprA, which yields MTGGGTATVAIGLPESACSDCLRRSWLIGRLGPFIETACDDRPGRRTPELLRLGNEELLNAIVPARADEFLAWADSLDEGEMRTALERADCWAVCRHGDEFPPGLRDGADAPPALIGRGRGVPLGELAPDSCVTVVGARRATGYGLEVAANLARELAAGGLTVVSGMALGIDGSAHRGALEAGPTVAVLGCGPDRPYPSTHRRLYRRILEDGLILSEQPPGAEVRRWCFPARNRIMAALSGMTVVVEARRHSGSLITAEMASDAGREVGAVPGPVTARTSSGTNELIASGAAVVRGGQDVLDRMLGVGAVSKPLFGPDPGPGASRVLESIERGSQTVDAVAAETGRRAEDVTLDLTRLELMGYIRGTPAGIWQRTCLTAPYPPADHG from the coding sequence GTGACCGGCGGTGGGACTGCCACCGTCGCCATCGGGCTGCCAGAGTCGGCCTGCTCCGACTGCCTCAGACGCTCCTGGCTGATCGGCCGACTCGGGCCGTTCATCGAGACTGCCTGCGACGATCGGCCCGGACGGCGCACACCGGAGCTGCTCCGGCTCGGCAACGAAGAGCTGCTGAACGCGATCGTCCCGGCCCGGGCGGACGAGTTCCTCGCCTGGGCCGACAGCCTCGACGAAGGCGAGATGCGCACCGCCCTGGAACGGGCGGACTGCTGGGCGGTGTGTCGCCACGGCGACGAGTTCCCCCCGGGGCTCCGGGACGGTGCCGACGCACCCCCGGCGCTGATCGGACGGGGCCGGGGTGTGCCGCTCGGCGAGTTGGCCCCGGATTCCTGCGTGACCGTGGTCGGAGCCCGCCGCGCCACCGGTTACGGCCTGGAGGTGGCGGCCAACCTGGCCCGGGAGCTTGCGGCGGGTGGCCTCACCGTGGTCAGCGGGATGGCGCTCGGGATCGACGGATCGGCCCACCGCGGGGCGCTCGAGGCCGGCCCGACGGTGGCCGTTCTCGGCTGTGGACCCGACCGACCGTACCCGAGCACCCACCGTCGGCTCTATCGGCGGATTCTGGAAGACGGACTGATCCTCTCCGAGCAGCCTCCCGGCGCCGAGGTCCGGCGCTGGTGCTTCCCGGCCCGCAACCGGATCATGGCGGCGCTCTCCGGAATGACCGTGGTGGTCGAGGCCCGTCGCCACTCCGGATCCCTGATCACGGCGGAAATGGCCTCCGACGCCGGACGTGAGGTGGGCGCGGTTCCCGGCCCGGTTACCGCTCGTACCTCGTCCGGGACCAACGAACTGATCGCCAGTGGTGCGGCGGTGGTCCGGGGCGGCCAGGACGTGCTTGACCGCATGCTCGGGGTCGGGGCGGTCTCGAAGCCCCTCTTCGGACCGGACCCGGGTCCAGGGGCGAGCCGGGTTCTGGAATCGATCGAGCGGGGCAGCCAGACGGTGGATGCGGTGGCTGCGGAGACCGGCCGGAGGGCGGAGGATGTGACCCTGGACCTGACTCGCCTGGAGTTGATGGGCTACATCCGCGGAACTCCGGCGGGGATCTGGCAACGTACCTGCCTGACCGCGCCATATCCTCCGGCGGACCATGGCTGA
- a CDS encoding YifB family Mg chelatase-like AAA ATPase, which yields MLAEATTFTLDGISAVPVRVEVDVHRGLPTFQVVGLPDPAVREARERVRAALVNCGFEFPLRRITVNLAPADLRKAGPGLDLAIAAGLLGAAGELPLTPLEGWSLVGELALDGTVRPVRGALAMAEAVSRDGGRGILVPPENGPEAALAEGVEVRTIGNVAEFRDLGEGCVPGRRPEPMKVGGEIDGPDLADLRGQGHLRRAIEIAAAGGHGLLIIGPPGAGKSLAARRLPSVLPPLVGEEFLEAARIASACGLGGRLSATRPFRAPHHTVSAAGLVGGGSPPRPGEITLAHRGVLFLDELCEFQRPALEALREPMEAGEVTISRAHGTRTLPASFTLVAAANPCPCGRGENDPDCECSVAAARRYRAALSGALVDRIDLVVAVTQPGAAELQAEPGESSAAVRDRVIAARGLMENRLGPGRTNAEVKTAGLDRFEVGSEARSLLAATHRKERMSGRGHDRVMRVARTIADLELSETVAEGHMAAALQFRRREAA from the coding sequence ATGCTCGCCGAAGCAACCACCTTCACCCTTGACGGGATCAGTGCCGTGCCGGTTCGGGTCGAGGTCGATGTCCATCGCGGCCTGCCGACCTTTCAGGTGGTCGGGCTGCCCGACCCGGCGGTACGGGAGGCTCGGGAGCGGGTCCGGGCCGCCCTGGTCAACTGTGGCTTCGAGTTCCCGCTGCGCAGGATCACCGTGAACCTGGCCCCGGCCGACCTGCGAAAGGCCGGCCCGGGGCTGGACCTGGCGATCGCCGCGGGACTGCTCGGCGCGGCGGGTGAGCTGCCGCTGACGCCGCTCGAAGGATGGTCCCTTGTCGGAGAGCTCGCCCTGGATGGAACCGTCCGCCCGGTACGAGGTGCCCTGGCGATGGCTGAAGCCGTCAGCCGGGACGGCGGACGTGGCATCCTGGTGCCACCGGAGAACGGTCCGGAGGCAGCGCTGGCCGAAGGGGTCGAGGTCCGCACGATCGGCAACGTGGCCGAGTTCCGTGACCTGGGGGAGGGCTGCGTCCCCGGAAGGCGTCCGGAACCGATGAAGGTGGGAGGGGAGATCGACGGTCCCGATCTGGCAGATCTTCGCGGCCAGGGGCATCTGCGCCGGGCGATCGAGATCGCCGCCGCCGGCGGACACGGGCTGCTGATCATCGGTCCCCCGGGAGCGGGCAAGTCTCTTGCCGCGAGGCGTCTGCCCTCGGTCCTGCCGCCGCTGGTCGGCGAGGAGTTCCTCGAGGCCGCCCGGATCGCCTCGGCCTGCGGTCTCGGTGGCCGCCTCAGCGCCACCCGTCCGTTCCGGGCCCCGCATCACACCGTCTCCGCTGCCGGACTGGTCGGGGGAGGCAGTCCACCCCGGCCGGGCGAGATCACCCTCGCCCACCGCGGGGTGCTATTCCTGGATGAGCTCTGCGAGTTCCAGCGGCCGGCGCTGGAAGCGCTGAGGGAGCCGATGGAAGCCGGGGAGGTGACCATCTCCCGGGCTCACGGGACCCGCACTCTCCCGGCCAGTTTCACCCTGGTCGCGGCCGCCAACCCCTGCCCCTGCGGCCGTGGCGAGAACGACCCAGACTGCGAATGCTCGGTTGCGGCGGCCCGTCGGTACCGGGCGGCCCTGAGCGGCGCCCTGGTTGACCGGATCGACCTGGTTGTTGCGGTCACCCAGCCGGGCGCGGCTGAACTCCAGGCCGAGCCGGGGGAGAGTTCGGCTGCGGTGCGCGACCGGGTGATCGCGGCCCGTGGATTGATGGAAAACCGGCTGGGTCCAGGGCGGACCAACGCCGAGGTGAAGACGGCCGGGCTGGACCGATTCGAAGTCGGATCCGAGGCCCGGTCCCTGCTGGCGGCGACCCACCGAAAGGAACGGATGAGCGGACGCGGACACGATCGGGTGATGCGGGTTGCCCGTACCATCGCCGATCTCGAACTGAGTGAAACGGTCGCGGAAGGACATATGGCGGCGGCCCTTCAGTTTCGACGGAGGGAGGCAGCGTGA
- a CDS encoding YraN family protein: MTHSRLKTGRLAEDICAERIRSRGWQILGRNWRIRAGELDLIARDRGTVVVIEVKGTHSGIRTGPSSPVLAVGPEKQRRIRRLTSAWLAGPGRRVRFRDVRFDVVGVEFDRTGGITSYDHIENAF; encoded by the coding sequence GTGACCCACTCAAGACTCAAGACCGGCAGGCTTGCCGAGGACATCTGTGCCGAACGGATCCGGAGCCGTGGATGGCAGATCCTCGGCCGGAACTGGCGGATCAGGGCCGGGGAACTGGATCTGATCGCACGCGATCGCGGCACCGTTGTCGTGATCGAGGTGAAGGGGACCCACTCCGGCATTCGAACCGGGCCTTCGTCCCCGGTCCTGGCGGTCGGTCCGGAAAAGCAGCGTCGCATCAGGCGCCTGACCTCGGCCTGGCTCGCGGGCCCCGGTCGCCGCGTCCGGTTCAGGGACGTGCGCTTCGATGTGGTCGGGGTCGAGTTCGATCGAACCGGTGGGATCACCTCGTACGACCACATCGAAAACGCTTTCTGA
- a CDS encoding ribonuclease HII, whose product MGSEPPPRSGPGRKSRNDGLIFEHDLALGAEWVAGADEAGRGCLAGPIVGAAVVLDRECLSGRGGGLLEGLHDSKKLTAKARERLFPAILDCAVRTSVALRSARYIDTHGLQRANNECLAGAMAGLAATGDQLVPLRLVDGFELKGWDLEHRRLIKGDATSAAVAAASVIAKVTRDRLMIRAGGIHPGYGFEGHKGYASAAHREAIIELGPSPIHRLSFDSSAYNR is encoded by the coding sequence GTGGGCTCTGAGCCTCCACCGCGGTCCGGCCCGGGCCGGAAGTCCCGGAACGACGGACTGATCTTCGAGCACGATCTGGCGCTCGGCGCCGAGTGGGTCGCCGGTGCCGACGAGGCCGGCCGTGGCTGTCTGGCCGGTCCGATCGTCGGGGCGGCGGTGGTGCTCGACCGGGAATGCCTGAGCGGGCGGGGCGGGGGTCTGCTGGAGGGTCTTCATGACTCGAAGAAGCTCACCGCAAAGGCAAGGGAACGCCTCTTTCCGGCGATCCTGGACTGTGCGGTGCGAACGTCGGTGGCATTGCGGTCGGCCCGATACATCGACACCCACGGTCTGCAGCGAGCCAACAACGAGTGCCTCGCCGGGGCGATGGCGGGGCTGGCGGCTACGGGTGATCAGCTGGTTCCGCTGAGGCTGGTCGACGGATTCGAGTTGAAGGGATGGGATCTGGAACATCGGCGCCTGATCAAGGGGGACGCCACCAGCGCCGCCGTGGCAGCGGCCTCGGTGATCGCCAAGGTGACCCGCGACCGCCTGATGATCCGGGCGGGAGGGATTCACCCGGGCTACGGATTCGAGGGCCACAAGGGCTACGCCAGCGCGGCCCATCGCGAGGCAATCATTGAACTCGGCCCCTCGCCGATCCATCGCCTCTCCTTCGATTCAAGCGCCTACAACCGCTGA
- the lepB gene encoding signal peptidase I, with translation MIVALALGLAVLIQAFLIKPYKIPSGSMEPTLDIGQRVLVNRFIYHFNDPKPGDVVVFHPPAGASNGGAECGAPQAAGQPCPAPTREKSSETFIKRIVAGPGDTVSIRAGLPVVNGQIVKPNGYSINPCSIGGAACNLPREITIPKGHFFMMGDNRGESDDSRFWGPLPEEWLIGKAFATYWPPNRIGGL, from the coding sequence GTGATCGTGGCGCTGGCCCTCGGGCTCGCGGTGCTGATCCAGGCATTCCTGATCAAGCCTTACAAGATCCCGTCCGGGTCGATGGAGCCGACCCTGGACATCGGCCAGCGAGTGCTGGTCAACCGGTTCATCTACCACTTCAACGATCCCAAGCCGGGCGACGTGGTCGTCTTCCATCCCCCTGCCGGGGCCAGCAACGGCGGGGCTGAATGCGGAGCTCCGCAGGCTGCCGGCCAACCCTGCCCGGCGCCAACCCGGGAGAAGTCGAGCGAGACCTTCATCAAGCGGATCGTTGCCGGTCCGGGGGACACGGTCTCGATCCGGGCCGGGCTGCCGGTTGTGAACGGTCAGATCGTGAAGCCCAACGGCTACAGCATCAACCCCTGCAGCATCGGCGGAGCCGCCTGCAACCTGCCCCGGGAGATCACCATTCCCAAGGGTCACTTCTTCATGATGGGTGACAACCGGGGTGAGAGCGACGACAGTCGCTTCTGGGGGCCGCTGCCCGAAGAGTGGCTGATCGGAAAGGCCTTTGCCACCTACTGGCCACCGAATCGCATCGGTGGGCTCTGA
- the trmD gene encoding tRNA (guanosine(37)-N1)-methyltransferase TrmD: protein MNLDIFTLFPEAFDWFREQRQVRKAVESGSTLNLRDYRDWTPLKGGRVDGAPYGGGAGMVLRVDVVDAALRGVYGEEPRPRTVVLSPAGRILDEQLVAELAAEPRLALLSGRYEGFDHRVHDHLADDELSIGRYVLAGGELPAMVVADTLMRRQPGALGDEESAVEESWSEALEGQPEYPHYTRPAEYRGWAVPDVLTSGDHSRVREWRREQSHLRGRDPDSE, encoded by the coding sequence GTGAATCTCGACATCTTCACGCTCTTCCCCGAGGCCTTCGACTGGTTCCGGGAGCAGCGCCAGGTCCGCAAGGCGGTCGAGTCCGGATCGACACTCAACCTGCGGGACTACCGTGACTGGACCCCGCTCAAGGGTGGCAGGGTCGACGGAGCACCGTACGGCGGTGGAGCCGGGATGGTGTTGCGTGTCGACGTGGTTGACGCGGCCCTTCGCGGGGTCTACGGCGAGGAGCCCCGGCCGCGCACCGTGGTGCTCAGCCCGGCTGGCCGGATCCTGGACGAGCAGCTGGTCGCCGAACTCGCGGCGGAACCCCGGCTGGCCCTGCTCAGCGGACGCTACGAGGGGTTCGACCATCGGGTTCACGATCATCTCGCCGACGATGAACTCTCGATCGGCCGTTACGTGCTCGCCGGGGGTGAACTGCCGGCGATGGTGGTCGCCGACACCCTGATGCGTCGCCAGCCGGGAGCGCTGGGGGACGAGGAGAGTGCAGTAGAAGAGTCCTGGAGCGAGGCGCTTGAGGGACAGCCGGAGTACCCGCACTACACCCGCCCGGCGGAGTACCGCGGCTGGGCCGTCCCCGACGTTCTGACCTCGGGTGACCACAGCCGGGTCCGTGAGTGGCGGCGTGAGCAGAGCCACCTTCGCGGTCGGGACCCGGACTCGGAGTGA
- a CDS encoding KH domain-containing protein translates to MRELLLTLTRALVEDRDAVEVEEFEEDGDLVFEITVGETDLGRVIGRGGRTANAIRAVARAAAVREERRVVVDILD, encoded by the coding sequence GTGCGCGAGCTGCTCCTCACGCTGACCCGGGCGCTGGTCGAGGACCGGGACGCAGTCGAGGTCGAGGAGTTCGAGGAAGACGGTGACCTGGTCTTCGAGATCACGGTCGGCGAAACCGATCTCGGCCGGGTGATCGGCCGGGGCGGTCGCACCGCCAACGCGATCCGGGCCGTCGCCAGGGCGGCCGCCGTGCGTGAGGAACGCCGGGTCGTGGTCGACATCCTCGACTGA
- the rpsP gene encoding 30S ribosomal protein S16, whose product MAVRIRLRRVGSKKNPIWRIVVADKRSPRDGRSIETIGRYNAQTDPSIIEIDEERANYWLEKGAQPSEKVAGLLRIKGIKATGS is encoded by the coding sequence ATGGCAGTCCGCATCAGACTTAGAAGAGTTGGTTCCAAGAAGAACCCGATCTGGCGAATCGTCGTCGCCGACAAGCGCTCCCCCCGCGATGGCCGTTCGATCGAGACGATCGGTCGCTACAACGCGCAGACCGACCCTTCGATCATCGAAATTGACGAGGAACGGGCCAACTACTGGCTCGAAAAGGGCGCCCAGCCTTCGGAGAAGGTCGCCGGACTGCTCCGCATCAAGGGCATCAAGGCCACCGGTAGCTGA
- the ffh gene encoding signal recognition particle protein: MFDQLSDRLQATLSDVRNRGKLTEADVDKAMREIRLALLEADVNFKVVKSFTAKVKERCLGADVLGSLNPGQQVVKIVNEELTELMGGAGRDLVFSSKGPTVILMAGLQGSGKTTATAKLAKLLTDEGKRVALAACDVYRPAAIEQLETVGRRAGAVVYQQGTGADPVEIAAWALDKAREENRDVLIVDTAGRLHIDSELMDELAKIRKKVKPHNVLLVVDAMTGQDAVGVAESFREAAEFDGVIISKLDGDARGGAALSVKAVTGKPVIFASTGEKLGDFERFHPDRMSSRILGMGDVLSLIEKAEAQVSEEEAEELQRKMASNQFTLEDFLKQMRQVRKMGPLGNLLGMMPGMGAMKQLKDVDVDEGELDRVEAIILSMTPRERMTPELIKGSRRRRIAEGSGTKIQQVNNLVKQFDQMRRLMKQMAKGQMPDPQQLARIQAGKAPKAPRPRIKRR, encoded by the coding sequence ATGTTTGACCAGCTTTCAGACCGGCTTCAGGCGACGCTTTCGGATGTCCGCAACCGGGGGAAGCTGACCGAGGCCGACGTCGACAAGGCGATGCGGGAGATCCGCCTCGCCCTGCTCGAAGCGGACGTGAACTTCAAGGTGGTCAAGTCCTTCACCGCGAAGGTCAAGGAGCGTTGCCTCGGCGCCGACGTGCTCGGTTCGCTCAACCCGGGTCAGCAGGTCGTGAAGATCGTCAACGAGGAGTTGACCGAGCTGATGGGCGGGGCCGGTCGCGACCTGGTCTTCTCAAGCAAGGGACCGACCGTCATCCTGATGGCCGGCCTGCAGGGATCCGGCAAGACCACCGCCACCGCGAAGCTGGCGAAACTGCTCACCGACGAGGGCAAGCGGGTCGCGTTGGCGGCCTGTGACGTGTACCGGCCGGCCGCGATCGAGCAGCTGGAAACGGTCGGCCGCCGGGCCGGGGCCGTGGTCTACCAGCAGGGCACCGGGGCCGACCCGGTCGAGATCGCCGCCTGGGCCCTGGACAAGGCCCGCGAGGAAAACCGCGACGTGCTGATCGTCGACACTGCCGGCCGCCTCCACATCGACAGCGAGTTGATGGACGAGCTGGCGAAGATCCGCAAGAAGGTCAAGCCGCACAACGTGCTGCTCGTGGTCGACGCGATGACCGGCCAGGACGCGGTCGGGGTGGCCGAGTCCTTCCGGGAGGCGGCCGAGTTCGACGGGGTGATCATCTCCAAACTGGACGGTGACGCCCGCGGTGGCGCGGCTCTCTCGGTCAAGGCGGTCACCGGCAAGCCGGTCATCTTCGCCTCGACCGGCGAGAAGCTCGGCGATTTTGAACGCTTCCATCCGGACCGGATGTCCTCCCGGATCCTCGGCATGGGCGATGTCCTCAGCCTGATCGAGAAGGCCGAGGCCCAGGTCTCCGAGGAAGAGGCCGAGGAGCTGCAGCGCAAGATGGCCTCCAACCAGTTCACTCTGGAGGACTTCCTCAAGCAGATGCGCCAGGTGAGGAAGATGGGCCCGCTCGGCAACCTGCTCGGGATGATGCCCGGTATGGGTGCGATGAAGCAGCTCAAGGATGTCGATGTGGACGAGGGAGAGCTCGACCGGGTCGAGGCGATCATCCTCTCGATGACCCCGCGGGAACGGATGACGCCGGAGCTGATCAAGGGATCGCGCCGACGTCGGATCGCCGAGGGCTCGGGGACGAAAATCCAGCAGGTCAACAACCTGGTCAAGCAGTTCGACCAGATGCGCCGCCTGATGAAGCAGATGGCCAAGGGGCAGATGCCGGACCCGCAGCAGCTTGCCCGGATCCAGGCCGGGAAGGCGCCAAAGGCACCCCGGCCCCGGATCAAGCGACGCTGA
- the ftsY gene encoding signal recognition particle-docking protein FtsY yields MSTTWNDILDLGDRAIPAAAVAAEPESDTPKKRGAFRRLRESLAKSRRALSEEIGSTLFDRIDEETWERLEEALILADAGASTTAKVVERLEHEVDAGTVAPDGAAVRERLIGILAEIASTNRRPIDLSPEPAVLLMTGVNGTGKTTSIGKIAWHLKNEFGLSVLLGAADTYRAAAAEQLTTWAERSGAELVRSNEGADPGSVAYDAIDAARARGCDVVIIDTAGRLHTQTNLMEELGKVRRVIEKQIPGAPHEVLISIDATTGQNGLRQAKAFAEATDVDGVVLTKLDGTAKGGITLAIADELGIPVKLIGTGEKIEDLRPFDPEDFARALLDEE; encoded by the coding sequence ATGTCAACCACCTGGAACGACATCCTCGATCTCGGCGACCGTGCGATCCCGGCAGCTGCCGTTGCCGCCGAACCGGAGTCGGACACCCCGAAGAAACGCGGTGCCTTCCGCCGCCTCAGGGAGAGCCTCGCCAAGAGCCGCCGGGCCCTGTCCGAGGAGATCGGCTCGACCCTGTTCGACCGGATCGACGAGGAGACCTGGGAGCGGCTCGAGGAGGCGTTGATCCTGGCCGATGCCGGGGCGAGCACGACCGCCAAGGTGGTCGAACGGCTCGAGCACGAGGTTGACGCCGGGACGGTCGCCCCGGACGGAGCGGCGGTCCGGGAGCGGCTGATCGGGATCCTCGCCGAGATCGCCTCGACCAACCGTCGGCCGATCGATCTCTCCCCTGAACCGGCCGTGCTGCTGATGACCGGGGTGAACGGCACCGGCAAGACCACCTCGATCGGCAAGATCGCCTGGCATCTGAAAAACGAGTTCGGGCTCTCGGTGCTGCTCGGCGCGGCCGACACCTACCGGGCTGCCGCGGCCGAGCAGCTGACCACCTGGGCGGAACGCTCCGGCGCCGAACTGGTCCGCTCGAACGAGGGTGCCGACCCCGGCTCGGTCGCCTACGACGCGATCGACGCCGCCCGGGCCCGCGGCTGCGACGTGGTGATCATCGACACCGCCGGCCGGCTCCACACCCAGACCAACCTGATGGAGGAACTGGGCAAGGTCCGCCGGGTGATCGAGAAGCAGATCCCGGGCGCCCCCCACGAGGTCCTGATCTCGATCGACGCGACCACCGGCCAGAACGGTCTGCGCCAGGCCAAGGCCTTCGCCGAAGCCACCGATGTGGACGGCGTGGTCCTGACCAAGCTGGACGGCACCGCCAAGGGCGGGATCACCCTCGCGATCGCCGACGAGCTCGGCATCCCGGTCAAACTGATCGGGACCGGCGAGAAGATCGAGGACCTCCGCCCGTTCGACCCGGAAGACTTCGCCAGAGCCCTGCTGGATGAGGAGTAG